A window of Hordeum vulgare subsp. vulgare chromosome 5H, MorexV3_pseudomolecules_assembly, whole genome shotgun sequence genomic DNA:
TGATCTGCTGGCAATTCAACACCTTGGCctcaagctccttctccttctccagcaaagcctcttccttctccttgatCTTGGTGGACCAGCTCTCCACCACCGCCTCAAACTTCTGAACGTCGGCAGTAaatgcatccttcttctcctccatcgCCTTGAGGCGAGAGGGCGCCGACAGTTGCTTGTTCCGCTCCGCCTCGACATCCTGAAGCTCCTTCTCCAGTTCCTGCATGTCTCTTCGCTTTTCATCGATTTGGGCGCGGGCCTTGGAGTGGTAGTCCTCGTCGAGGGAGTCGGCGGCCTCATCACAGCAAGAGATGTACAGGCAGTAGCTCTGAGTGAGGTACATCATGAGGTCATTGGAGGCGGGGTCGGGAGGGGACGCGTCGAGGCCGTCGGTGAAGCGGCAGAGAAGGGTGAGCCAGTAGAGGATGGAGAGGAGCGGCGGCCAGGAGTGCGGGGTCCCGGGGGCCTTGAGGGCGGATCTGGTGACCTTGTAGGGGCAGGCGAGGGCGCGAAGGAGGGCGATGAGGTCGTCCTCCCAGCCGGCGGCCATGAGGGGGTAGCGGAGGCGGTGGGCGAGGTGGTGGAAAGCGGCGACGATGTCCTTGGCGGACGGGAGGGGCGGGCGGAGGCGGATGGCGGCGGGGGCGAGGTAGGCGTTGACGGCGCGGAGGGCGGCGGCCTGCGAGGCGCGGTCGGAGAGGCTGGTTATGGGCCCGCCGGCGTGGGAGGTCGCCGCCGTGCGGATGGAGGAGGGGCGGCTGCTGCAGATGCTGACGGCGTCGGAGTCGCGGCGGGAGAAGGCGTGGTCGAGGTTCCGCGGGTGGAACGGCAGGTCCGTCATAGGGGTCTGGTCGACGGACGCCGAGGAGGGAGGCGCCCTCGggcgccgcccgccgccgccgcgcccgcgCCGCATTTCCGGTGCCGGAGTTGGGGCTCTGGGGTTTGCTCGGGAGATTGCGGGCTTGCGATTCGATTTTGGGACGAAGTTGGGACTTGGGACCAAAGGCATATACCTGGCCCAACGGGCGGTAAACAGGCCCGGCCCGGCCGGCACGTTTATTAATCGGGTCGTGTCGTGTCAACCTGTGGGTTGCGTCTTCAGGCCCAGGCACAACTCAGTTATTAAACGGATCAGCATGTTGGTCCGATTAGTACGATGGTCcgtatatttttagccttacaggcTTATTTTTAaacctattgatcatatattatgtatatatatatatattaaaaaaattaaataagCCCGCGTGCCCAGCCTTCAGGCCCAGGCACAGCCCGAGGCGTATCGCGTGCCTCGCACGAGCCCGTTTAAGTCGTGTCGTGCATGACCCATGGCAGGCAATGCCGGCGGGTTCGCGGCCGGCCTGTTTAGCCTGGTCCATTTGGCCAGCTATACTACAGATCAGCCAGCCAGGTCCCTGGCCATCGGATTCAACGATCGCCACCCGTTTGATTCGGTCAACCTATCACACGTTGATTCCAGCAGCTAGCACCCGACGACGCTGCAACGAGCCGTCGGCGACCGCTGCTACGGATCAGCGGGTGTCACTGCAGCTCCAGTAACGTTGCAATGAGCCGCCGTCGACCGCTCCTACGGATCAGCGGGTGCCACTGCAGCTCCGGCAACGCTGCAACGAGCCGTCGGCGACCGTTGCTACGGGTCAGCGGGTGCCACTACAGCTCCGGCGACGCTGCAACGAGCCGCCGACGACCGTTGCTACGGATCAGCGGGTGCAACTGCAGCGCCGGCGACGCTGCAACGAGCCGCCGGCGACCGTTGCTACAGATCAGCGGGTGCCACTCTAGCTCCAGCGACGCTGCAACGAGCCGCCGATGAAGCTCCATTGCAGCGCGAGTGAATCTTCATTGCAACGCGGGGCGCTGCAGCGCAGATCTTGACGTCGCCGGTGAAGCTCCATAGCAACCACCGGtgaagcttgatgtctactacacaaccttttcttatagactcgtgttgggcctccaagcgcatagtttttatgacaatagcaagtttccctcaactggatgacctaaggtttcaatccgtgggaggcgtaggatgaagatggtctctctcaagcatagggattttgtgaacaaacaatttataggagcaagaatcaactagcataggaaggcaaaacaagcataacttcaaaactttgaacacatagagaggaaacttgatattattgcaattcctacacgcatatgttcctccctcataataatttccagtagcatcatgaagaaattcaacaatataactatcacatacatcattcttttcatgatctacaagcatagaaaatttatcactctccacataaACAAACTTAttttcattcataatagtgggagcaaactcaacgtaATAACtattgtggcaccccgattcaatgaatcggattaccagtgtttctaacccagagatcatgtcttcttgaaacactcaacaacttgaaacagaactgaactgactttattgatagaacAAGGTGACAggtacatatcttacaatgatagtgaggccaaaggcacccttggtgctacaacagtatctacattatttatgagacatagtggggcctcgaaactactaagtacttctacatcGTAGCAGAACATAGCAGCAACTCCATACACACggacactgttgtggacacttcctagtacgcatcatcaggacctccgtcctcggcttctcctgcatctggctgttggggaacgtcgcatgggaaacaaaaaatttcctacgcgcacgaagacctatcatggtgatgtccatctacgagaggggatgagtgatctacgtaccctcgtagactgtacagcagaagcgttagagaacgcggttgatgtagtggaacgtcctcacgtccctcgatccgccccgcgaacaatcccgcgatgagtcccacgatctagtaccgaacggacggcacctccgcgttcagcacacgtacagctcgacgttgatctcggccttcttgatccagcaagagagacggagaggtagaagatttctccggcagcgtgacggcgctccggaggttggtgatgaccttgtctcagcagggcttcgcccgagctccgcagaaacgcgatctagaggaaaaaccgtggaggtatgtggtcgggctgtcgtggaaaagtcgtcacaaatcagccctaaaacctacgtatatataggtgggagggaggggaccttgccttggggctcaaggagccccaagggggtcggccgagtccaagggggaggactcccccccccccaaaccgagttggactaggtttggtgggagggagtcccccttccttcccacctcctccttttttttctttctctcttgattttcttctccttggcacatagagccttttgggctgtcccaccagcccactaagggctggtgtgtcaccctcaaggcctatgggcttccccggggtgggttgcccccccggtgaactcccggaacccattcatcattcccggtacattcccggtaactccgaaaaccttccgataatcaaatgaggtcatcctatatatcaatcttcgtttccggactattccagaaaccctcgtgacgtccgtgatctcatccgggactccaaacaacattcggtaagcaactatataactcaaatacgcataaaacaacgtcgaaccttaagtgtgcagaccctgcgggttcgagaactatgtagacatgacccgagagactcctcggtcaatatccaatagcgggacctggatgcccatattggatcctacatattctacaaagatcttatcgtttgaacctcagtgccaaggattcatataatcccgtatgtcattccctttgtccttcggtatgttacttgcccgagattcgatcgtcagtatccgcatacctatttcaatctcgtttaccggcaagtctctttactcgttccgtaatacaagatcccgcaacttacactaagttacattgcttgcaaggcttgtgtgtgatgttgtattaccgagtgggccccgagctacctctccgtcacacggagtgacaaatcccagtcttgatccatactaactcaactaacaccttcggagatacctgtagagcatttttatagtcacccagttacgttgcgacgtttgatacacacaaagcattcctccggtgtcactgaattatatgatctcatggtcataggaataaatacttgacacgcggaaaacagtagcaacaaaatgacacgatcaacatgctacgtctattagtttgggtctagtccatcacgtgattctcctaatgacgtgatccagttatcaagcaacaacaccttgttcataatcagaagacactgaccatcttcgatcaactggctagccaactagaggcttgctagggatggtgttttgtctatgtatccacacatgtaaatgagtcttcattcaatacaattatagcatggataataaacggttgtcTTGATACAgggattataataataactatatttattattgcctctagggcataattccaacagtctcccacttgcactagagtcaataatccagccctcacattaccatgtgaattacattgtaataaatctaacacccatacagttctggtgttgatcatgttttggccgtggaagaggtttagtcagcaggtctgctacattcagatccgtgtgcactttgcatatattcacgtcctctccctcgacgtagtcgcggatgaggttgaagcgtcgtttgatgtgtctggtcttcttgtgaaaccgtggttcctttgctaaggcaatggcaccagtgttgtcacagaacaaggttattggattcagtgcgcttggcaccactccaagatccgtcatgaactgcttcatccatacaccttccttagccgcctccgaggcagccatgtactccgcttcacatgtagaatttgctacgacgctttgcttggaactccaccagcttactgcacccccattaagaataaatacgtatccggtttgcgacttagagtcgtccggatctgtgtcaaagcttgcatcgacgtaaccttttacggcgagctcgtcgtcacctccatatacgagaaacatctccttagtccttttcaggtacttcaggatattcttgaccgctgtccagtgatccactcctggattactctggaacctacctgccatacttatggacaggctaacatccggtctagtgcacagcatcgcatacatgatagaacctatggctgaagcataggggatggagcgcatatgctctctatcttcatcagttgctgggcaccgagtcttactcaatttcgtaccttgtagaactggcaagaaccctttcttggactgttccattttgaacctcttcaaaactttatcaaggtatgtgctttgtgaaagtcctatcaggcgttttgatctatccctatagatcttaatgcctagaatgtaagcagcttctcctaggtccttcatagagaaacttttattcaagtaaccttttatgctctccaaaaactctacgttgtttccaatcagtaatatgtcatccacatataatattagaaacgccacagagctcccactcactttcttgtaaatacaagattctccaaccacttgtatgaaccaaaatgctttgatcacctcatcaaaacgtttgttccaactccgagatgcttgcaccagtccataaatggatcgctggagcttgcacaccttgttagcattcttaggatcgacaaaaccttcgggttgtatcatatacaactcttccttaaggaaaccgttaaggaacgccgttttgacatccatctgccagatttcataatcgaaaaatgcagctattgctaacatgattctgacggacttaagcatcgctacaggtgagaaagtctcatcgtagtcaactcctggaacttgtgaaaaaccctttgccacaagtcgagctttataaacggtcacattgccgtcagcgtccgtcttcttcttaaagatccatttgttctgaatagccttgcggccctcaggtagtatctccaaagtccacactttgttctcatacatggatcctatttcggatttcatggcttctagccatttgttggaatctggtcccaccattgcttcttcataatttgcaggttcattgttgtctaacaacatgattgacaagacgggattaccgtaccactctggagcagcacgtgatctcatcgacctgcgtggttcaacagaaacttgaactggagtttcatgatcatcatcattaacttcctcctcaactggcgttgcaacgacagaggtttccccttgccctgcgccaccatccagagggatgagaggttcgacaacctcgtcaagttctatcttcctcccactcaattctctcgagagaaactccttctcgagaaaagctccgtttttagcaacaaacactttgccctcggatttgagatagaaggtgtacccaactgtctcttttgggtaacctatgaagacgcacttttccgctttg
This region includes:
- the LOC123453120 gene encoding kinetochore protein NDC80 homolog, whose protein sequence is MRRGRGGGGRRPRAPPSSASVDQTPMTDLPFHPRNLDHAFSRRDSDAVSICSSRPSSIRTAATSHAGGPITSLSDRASQAAALRAVNAYLAPAAIRLRPPLPSAKDIVAAFHHLAHRLRYPLMAAGWEDDLIALLRALACPYKVTRSALKAPGTPHSWPPLLSILYWLTLLCRFTDGLDASPPDPASNDLMMYLTQSYCLYISCCDEAADSLDEDYHSKARAQIDEKRRDMQELEKELQDVEAERNKQLSAPSRLKAMEEKKDAFTADVQKFEAVVESWSTKIKEKEEALLEKEKELEAKVLNCQQIMAENEELVKQVEVQVVNVRDVNRMAREMQAVENDIAKLENMNAALEEKGWELEAALVSKLEEIEGLAELCNQSLRKLKPRIDFQYEVNSKGSSPAEILGTTYKTALKPALNALLSETNMLVTSKHGESVDLQKKLQGIVNMLEEKRNHVSVLQAKHNEMTAQMDSLDREIQSHVSRCATDARKMKDKFEEKEHHLNTVEKEAEVFLKNSEEGLQAALRETDEETQMCARELLKLIDSISEYKEFVELLIAEIVEELHESAENMASL